A portion of the Pomacea canaliculata isolate SZHN2017 linkage group LG13, ASM307304v1, whole genome shotgun sequence genome contains these proteins:
- the LOC112554377 gene encoding adhesion G protein-coupled receptor E4-like, translated as MTLRTIPDSFVFKEKSTTAVRLFMDCSPFATSEGSQVKMVSRFYSVEQLATLIFLLVSIVSLLLVLLTYSLLPKLRNASGVIVMSLSASMLTLQGLGLLLQLPRGWLCLIVAWLLHWSQLATFLWNSVLAFDLTFTLRSKSVGHTSNGSRGRALWCYIMLCWLLPLLVVVCLGVMDHYGIYNVGYATGGQCYIGTCSSILWLMIVPMSATFLFNFSCYVFALSTIVHTSKMLRHATISSQGGPNLADKRRLLVYIRITLIMGLTWAFYFAAVFVPLIELWIVNIVLNSSQGLYFLISFVLKRRVRIMLRDRFSNLRLCKSG; from the exons ATGACGCTCAGA ACTATCCCAGACTCTTTCGTCTTCAAAGAAAAGAGCACCACAGCAGTGAGACTCTTCATGGACTGCTCTCCCTTTGCCACCTCTGAAGGGTCACAGGTCAAAATGGTATCCAG ATTCTACTCCGTGGAGCAGCTCGCCACCCtcatcttcctcctcgtctCCATCGTCAGCCTGCTTCTGGTACTGTTAACCTATTCCCTGCTGCCGAAGCTGCGCAACGCTTCCGGCGTCATCGTCATGTCCCTCTCCGCCTCCATGCTGACGTTGCAAGGGTTAGGACTGCTTCTTCAGCTACCCCGCGGGTGGCTGTGTCTGATTGTCGCATGGTTATTGCACTGGAGCCAGCTGGCGACGTTTCTTTGGAACTCGGTCCTGGCATTCGACCTGACTTTCACCCTCAGAAGCAAGTCAGTCGGACACACATCTAACGGGTCAAGAGGTCGTGCTTTGTGGTGTTACATCATGTTGTGCTGGTTGCTTCCGCTGCTTGTCGTCGTCTGCCTAGGTGTCATGGACCACTACGGCATCTACAACGTGGGCTACGCCACTGGTGGGCAGTGCTACATAGGGACATGCAGCTCCATCTTGTGGCTAATGATCGTCCCCATGTCCGCCAcgtttttgtttaatttctcaTGCTATGTCTTCGCGCTTTCTACCATCGTGCACACCTCAAAGATGTTGCGGCACGCCACGATCTCCAGCCAGGGAGGACCTAACTTGGCAGACAAAAGGAGGCTGCTTGTCTACATCCGCATCACGCTGATCATGGGCTTGACCTGGGCTTTTTACTTTGCAGCTGTTTTTGTCCCCCTGATAGAACTTTGGATCGTCAACATCGTGCTAAACTCTTCCCAAGGCTTATATTTCCTGATTTCTTTCGTTCTCAAGCGAAGGGTTAGGATCATGCTACGAGACCGTTTCTCTAATCTTCGACTCTGTAAGTCAGGATAA